In the genome of Mycoplasma seminis, one region contains:
- a CDS encoding transglutaminase domain-containing protein, whose translation MKKYKNLLIIGSTLAFLLPTATVVACKKPQINKPTTSTTGTQTDNPTVSDSGTQTENPSKSDSGTQTENPSKSDGSSQTETPSKSENGTQTDNPSKSDSGTQTENPSTSEGGTQTQPDVSNPNASEQSIKQLHEVLNDFNALNNTFATKASKTLATSFTLALDLTETQYKNAANTSEVEVQKQIAQAKASFNSLCNDLITQFYDKLINLPLNNTKYSLNLDALTQNNNDLAQNYLKNTQEFLNVISKWENQITLQQNNFRIMQQAVDNIRAGNKLASSNSLPRYQMTNASFQGNLGKLLIKNVAWNQTLTSSDTKYNELVSQYQTAINRINQAWATELNNFATLQNNINAQIQATSEKKYESISEALGVLKDQILGFNPNMLTLGQLQDLYANYNLQYQEILKNKAAIDANDSSNETNFNWGSVPLPKKPDDQITHQDLVQMWTDLIANRISTYTMGDRNISSDRFMNAYWDWINTQWMNYPYFGPNSDTMSTYLKGFKTKPGIPQGEVKMPDGKYVANTPLLINDTTWYIGGGSLENAYAADWLKPGTSRENLQRFLENGLANIKQGMSDWDKVFAIYNYICQYMNYGTRSLSFAGTINNGQGVCKDYATAYVFLLNAAGVKAIPWKSGFAAGAQQHMVAWISLPVDENNNPTAHSDKYLWFDSDVTNAGLGGINKTYPKSYNFNVFRNIVTSPAASQFEKQTTKSPIRYTFNLFEGVPYNVPWMNHTVAANANEFYPAESTLLGLGLKKDDRLPDSNFFASNLYYYNNDWYFVSLNHSEFQINKQNFFSTQTLQADLNLPSEIKTLISNAAIYFYKKLANVNSANAVQLFGYEDNLIFIARDSATSLSANSYFIIYNLKTNKYQKVLIPNSKNNVVQNFYMVDNKLYYKFVSEQNHHLIKNDITDFLNQNPYELNSGDLYNQAMISKILLNLNPTGNSVYQLPAEIKNSSLQTLNGYIQASKNNNLTSVQVKADIAKINEINQEVKQIVNKDAGKLIWIRNLPSEFTDEKSVYDGYGMKFNPILISDPQQIDYGNTSFKANLYYSEQKLQPNEAGWKLILENQFYNDLKITSKILPNPVGYYYLAIYADGHEDNKTISNVMHYTLTTNSQVIAQPEKLIVNREPNSTNYDANQANWWLDPIHIYGSYNVGDTNAKGTVSFIFINKQGEKKVLQTYNIDSTNQNVSVDYSVDNTPQNQGIYYLETNLTDTTTGIVYKLYSRINFIFSHEDVENFNFGLWDKLTQMV comes from the coding sequence ATGAAAAAGTATAAAAACCTATTAATTATCGGCTCAACATTAGCTTTTTTACTACCAACAGCAACTGTTGTTGCTTGTAAAAAACCTCAAATAAATAAGCCTACTACTTCAACCACAGGAACACAAACTGATAATCCAACTGTTTCAGATAGTGGAACTCAAACTGAAAACCCTAGCAAGTCTGATAGTGGAACTCAAACTGAAAATCCAAGCAAATCAGATGGTAGTTCACAAACTGAAACTCCAAGCAAATCTGAAAACGGTACACAAACTGACAATCCTAGCAAATCAGATAGTGGAACTCAAACTGAAAACCCTTCAACTTCAGAAGGTGGAACTCAAACTCAACCAGATGTTTCGAACCCAAACGCTAGTGAGCAAAGTATTAAGCAATTACATGAAGTTTTAAACGATTTTAATGCATTAAATAATACATTTGCTACAAAAGCTTCAAAAACATTAGCAACTAGTTTTACACTGGCTTTAGATCTTACTGAAACACAATATAAAAACGCAGCTAATACTTCAGAAGTTGAAGTTCAAAAGCAAATCGCTCAAGCAAAAGCGAGTTTTAATTCATTATGTAATGATTTAATTACACAATTTTATGATAAGTTAATTAATTTACCACTTAACAATACAAAATACAGTTTAAATTTAGATGCGCTAACACAAAATAATAATGATTTAGCTCAAAACTACTTAAAAAATACTCAAGAATTCTTAAATGTAATTAGTAAATGAGAAAATCAAATTACTTTACAACAAAATAACTTCCGCATCATGCAGCAAGCTGTAGATAACATTCGTGCAGGTAATAAACTTGCTTCAAGCAACTCGCTTCCTAGATATCAAATGACTAACGCTAGCTTTCAAGGTAATTTAGGAAAATTATTAATTAAAAATGTTGCTTGGAATCAAACTCTAACTAGTTCAGATACTAAATATAATGAATTAGTATCTCAATATCAAACAGCAATTAATCGAATTAATCAAGCTTGAGCAACTGAATTAAATAATTTTGCTACTTTACAAAACAATATCAATGCGCAAATCCAAGCTACAAGCGAGAAAAAATATGAAAGCATCTCTGAAGCTTTAGGTGTACTTAAGGATCAAATTTTAGGTTTTAATCCTAACATGCTTACTTTAGGTCAATTGCAAGATTTATATGCTAACTACAATTTACAATATCAAGAAATCCTTAAAAATAAAGCAGCAATTGATGCAAATGATTCAAGTAATGAAACTAATTTTAATTGAGGTAGTGTACCACTTCCTAAAAAACCAGATGATCAAATTACCCATCAAGATTTAGTTCAAATGTGAACTGATTTAATTGCTAATAGAATTTCTACTTATACTATGGGTGATAGAAATATTTCTTCCGATCGCTTTATGAATGCTTATTGAGATTGAATTAATACTCAATGAATGAATTATCCATATTTCGGTCCTAATAGTGATACTATGAGTACTTATTTAAAAGGTTTTAAAACTAAACCAGGAATTCCACAAGGTGAAGTTAAAATGCCGGATGGTAAATATGTAGCTAATACACCACTATTAATTAATGATACTACTTGATACATTGGTGGTGGATCACTTGAAAATGCTTATGCTGCCGATTGACTCAAACCAGGAACTTCAAGAGAAAACTTACAAAGATTCTTAGAAAATGGACTTGCTAACATCAAGCAAGGTATGTCAGATTGAGATAAGGTATTTGCAATTTATAACTACATTTGTCAATATATGAATTATGGAACTAGATCTCTTTCATTTGCTGGAACTATTAATAATGGTCAAGGTGTATGTAAAGATTATGCAACTGCTTATGTATTTTTACTTAATGCAGCTGGAGTTAAAGCAATTCCTTGAAAATCAGGATTTGCCGCTGGTGCTCAACAACACATGGTAGCATGAATCTCACTTCCTGTTGATGAAAACAATAATCCTACAGCACACAGTGATAAATACTTATGATTTGATTCAGATGTAACTAATGCTGGATTAGGTGGAATTAATAAAACATATCCTAAATCTTATAATTTTAATGTTTTTAGAAATATCGTAACATCACCTGCTGCTAGTCAATTTGAAAAACAAACTACTAAATCACCTATTAGATATACTTTCAATTTATTTGAAGGTGTTCCATATAATGTACCTTGAATGAATCATACAGTAGCAGCTAATGCAAATGAATTTTATCCAGCTGAAAGCACTCTTTTAGGTTTGGGTCTTAAAAAAGATGATAGATTACCAGATTCAAACTTCTTTGCTTCAAACCTTTACTACTACAATAATGATTGATATTTTGTTTCATTAAACCACAGTGAGTTCCAAATTAACAAACAAAACTTTTTCTCAACTCAAACATTGCAAGCAGATTTAAACTTACCGTCAGAAATTAAAACTTTAATTTCTAATGCAGCTATTTATTTCTACAAAAAACTTGCAAATGTAAATTCAGCAAATGCAGTGCAATTATTTGGATATGAAGATAATTTAATATTTATCGCTAGAGATTCAGCAACTAGTTTAAGCGCTAATTCATACTTTATTATTTACAACTTAAAAACAAATAAATATCAAAAAGTATTAATCCCTAATTCAAAAAATAACGTTGTTCAAAACTTCTACATGGTAGATAATAAACTTTATTACAAATTTGTTTCAGAGCAAAACCATCATCTTATCAAAAATGATATTACTGATTTCTTAAATCAAAATCCTTATGAATTAAATTCAGGCGATTTATATAATCAAGCAATGATTAGCAAAATACTTTTAAACCTTAATCCTACCGGTAATAGTGTTTACCAATTACCTGCAGAAATTAAAAACTCTAGTCTGCAAACTTTAAATGGTTATATCCAAGCAAGTAAGAATAATAATTTAACTTCAGTTCAAGTTAAAGCTGATATTGCAAAAATTAATGAAATTAATCAGGAAGTTAAACAAATTGTAAATAAGGATGCAGGAAAATTAATTTGAATCAGAAATCTTCCTAGTGAATTCACAGACGAGAAATCAGTTTATGATGGTTATGGTATGAAATTTAACCCAATTTTAATTTCAGATCCACAACAAATTGATTACGGTAATACATCATTTAAAGCAAACCTTTATTACAGTGAGCAAAAATTACAACCTAATGAAGCTGGTTGAAAACTAATTTTAGAAAATCAATTCTATAATGATTTAAAAATCACTTCTAAAATCTTACCAAATCCAGTTGGTTACTATTATTTAGCAATATATGCTGATGGTCATGAAGATAATAAAACTATTTCAAATGTAATGCATTATACTTTAACCACAAATAGTCAAGTTATTGCTCAACCAGAAAAATTAATAGTTAACCGTGAACCTAACTCAACTAATTATGATGCAAATCAAGCAAATTGATGATTAGATCCAATTCATATTTATGGTTCATATAATGTTGGAGATACAAACGCAAAAGGAACTGTTTCATTTATATTTATCAATAAACAAGGTGAAAAGAAAGTTTTACAAACTTATAATATAGATTCAACTAATCAAAACGTTTCTGTTGATTACAGTGTTGATAACACACCGCAAAATCAAGGTATTTATTACTTAGAAACTAATTTAACTGATACAACCACAGGCATTGTTTATAAACTTTATTCTCGGATTAACTTTATCTTCTCACATGAGGATGTTGAAAACTTTAATTTCGGATTATGAGATAAACTAACCCAAATGGTATAA
- the rlmD gene encoding 23S rRNA (uracil(1939)-C(5))-methyltransferase RlmD gives MSKIKYQVGDLAQITCSEISYEGLGTCRLENYAIFTPNLFVNEVAKVKLTQVNSKYAFASVVELITVSPQRKQIQYSCYNSAPLINLNYSSQIEFKNQYFLKLLKWNLGEEIEKHYLPLIQSPREINYRNKVRYPLFINENKLQAGEYQNRSNSLIAADNFIQNQECLNITLNRILEVINTYLNSHKKAKNLVLFEAITLRNNKNDEISALLQIHSDYDLPVGLIEQIKQIDNLIDFNVSKKDKIQNIFTKKPFYMQLLDKEFICNINSFFQINSTVAEIVFSNIKNYINKHNEEIVLDAYCGVGTIGQLVAGNKVIYGSDIVNSAIIDAKSNAQLNHIKANYFVGDSAKVFKKQIQDLSNSFLILDPPRSGITSEFIDWIIQNKVKNIIYMSCDVKTLVRDLKFLQNDYSIVSIQGFDMFPNTAHIEALCILKLK, from the coding sequence ATGTCAAAAATAAAATACCAAGTTGGCGATCTTGCACAAATAACTTGCAGTGAAATTAGCTATGAAGGACTAGGAACTTGTAGACTTGAAAATTATGCTATTTTTACACCTAATTTATTTGTGAATGAAGTAGCTAAAGTAAAACTAACTCAAGTTAATTCTAAATATGCTTTTGCTTCAGTTGTTGAATTAATAACTGTTTCACCACAAAGAAAGCAAATACAATATTCTTGCTATAATTCTGCACCATTGATAAATTTAAATTATTCAAGTCAAATTGAATTTAAAAATCAATATTTCTTAAAACTATTAAAGTGAAATCTCGGTGAAGAGATAGAAAAACATTATTTACCTTTAATCCAATCTCCTAGAGAAATAAATTACCGCAATAAGGTTCGTTATCCACTCTTTATTAATGAAAATAAATTGCAAGCAGGTGAATATCAAAACCGTAGCAATAGCTTAATAGCAGCAGATAATTTTATTCAAAACCAAGAGTGCTTAAATATAACCTTAAACAGAATTCTTGAAGTAATAAATACATATTTAAATTCGCATAAAAAAGCTAAGAATCTTGTTTTATTCGAAGCTATTACCTTAAGAAATAATAAAAATGATGAAATATCAGCTTTATTGCAAATTCATTCTGATTATGACTTGCCTGTAGGTTTAATTGAACAAATTAAGCAAATAGATAATTTAATAGATTTTAATGTATCTAAAAAAGATAAAATTCAAAATATTTTTACTAAGAAACCATTTTATATGCAACTATTGGATAAAGAATTTATTTGTAATATTAATTCATTTTTCCAAATTAATTCCACAGTAGCTGAAATAGTATTTTCTAATATTAAAAATTATATTAATAAACACAATGAAGAAATAGTTTTAGATGCTTATTGTGGGGTTGGAACTATTGGACAATTAGTCGCAGGGAATAAAGTGATTTATGGAAGTGATATAGTAAATTCAGCAATTATAGATGCAAAAAGCAATGCGCAATTAAATCATATCAAGGCAAATTATTTTGTGGGAGATTCTGCTAAGGTTTTCAAGAAACAAATTCAAGATTTATCTAATAGCTTTTTAATTTTAGACCCACCACGTAGTGGTATAACTTCAGAATTCATTGATTGAATTATCCAAAATAAAGTCAAAAATATCATTTATATGTCTTGTGATGTCAAAACTTTAGTAAGAGATTTAAAATTCTTACAAAATGATTATTCAATTGTTTCGATTCAAGGTTTTGATATGTTTCCTAACACAGCTCATATTGAAGCTTTATGTATTTTGAAATTAAAGTAA
- the rsmD gene encoding 16S rRNA (guanine(966)-N(2))-methyltransferase RsmD, translating into MLRIIAGKYKGLRIEQPDAKYTRPTTDKVREAVFSSLQFKLVGSTCLDLFGGSGAWSIEAISRGAGKVDTIEKNKIVAKVIQQNFAKTKQANEFNLIIQDALIYLDNTNQKYDFVFMDAPFIEYDLVSKCLEKLVSNNLLKEDFEIVLETNDFNNITLPDSLKVYKEKQYGKIGIYYLCQK; encoded by the coding sequence ATGTTAAGAATTATTGCAGGAAAATATAAAGGACTTAGGATTGAACAGCCTGATGCTAAATACACTAGACCAACAACTGATAAAGTTAGAGAAGCGGTTTTTTCTTCTTTACAATTTAAATTAGTTGGAAGCACGTGTTTAGATTTGTTTGGCGGTTCAGGTGCTTGAAGTATTGAGGCTATTTCTCGGGGTGCAGGTAAAGTTGATACTATTGAAAAAAATAAAATCGTAGCTAAAGTTATTCAACAAAACTTCGCTAAAACTAAACAAGCTAATGAATTTAATTTAATTATTCAAGATGCTTTAATTTATTTAGATAATACAAATCAAAAATATGATTTTGTGTTTATGGATGCACCTTTTATTGAATATGATTTAGTTTCAAAATGTTTAGAAAAGTTAGTTTCAAATAACTTATTAAAAGAAGATTTTGAAATAGTTTTAGAAACTAATGATTTCAATAATATAACACTACCAGATAGTCTTAAAGTGTATAAAGAAAAGCAATATGGAAAGATAGGAATTTATTACTTATGTCAAAAATAA
- the trmB gene encoding tRNA (guanosine(46)-N7)-methyltransferase TrmB: MRLRFDKNAEANLNASPYLIKEFPYHLEVNDVLEIGAGKGEMIAQLAALNPQIKYIAFEKYPTVANKILKKINEMNLNNLFIVTKDAANLNEIFSGNIDTIWLTFSDPWPKNAHEKRRLTYKTFLEQYAALLSPEGKLYFKTDNDKLFDYSLESLNLNNWEVIDFTRDLHASKYNANNIQTGYEQKWSAKGKNINFLIAKPKSK, from the coding sequence ATGAGACTTAGATTTGACAAAAATGCTGAAGCAAACTTAAATGCTTCACCTTATTTAATAAAAGAATTCCCTTATCATTTAGAAGTAAATGATGTTTTAGAAATTGGTGCAGGTAAGGGAGAAATGATTGCTCAATTAGCTGCTTTAAACCCACAAATTAAATATATTGCCTTTGAAAAATATCCAACAGTAGCTAACAAAATTCTTAAGAAAATAAATGAAATGAATTTAAACAATCTTTTCATTGTAACTAAAGATGCAGCTAATTTAAATGAAATTTTTTCAGGTAACATTGATACAATTTGATTAACATTTTCTGATCCATGACCTAAAAATGCGCATGAAAAAAGAAGATTAACCTATAAAACATTTTTAGAACAATATGCTGCGCTACTTTCACCAGAAGGTAAATTATATTTCAAAACAGATAACGATAAGTTATTTGATTATTCTTTAGAATCATTGAATTTAAATAATTGAGAAGTTATCGATTTTACAAGAGATTTGCATGCTTCAAAATATAATGCAAACAATATCCAAACCGGATATGAACAAAAATGATCTGCTAAAGGAAAAAATATTAATTTTTTAATCGCAAAACCTAAATCCAAATAG
- a CDS encoding MAG4530 family protein: MFLYKNDLSYFNNKYINDIRLKVNKTVLIVFAIISYFITVFLASRIVIIPILMHEQPEGYKFYLIFLIVIVCLEIISIYCNITLSLLWAILSFKNDTNSIKIEKLLIAYSALTLRYSLIKKIKLSECNLDKQTIKFLKILNYNNYIIRGSICIDLLTNSNHRKINDIDLINKNKINPPLKKVNSAVIKTLYSDDIVYKGSYYGTEFEAINSAFITNEAITKGKGLIFANSYSSLTSKMTQLIALEVCSKLKDQNKSSNTKNDILYLLKNDLHLKELDEYKIKYFFTQALISNYFVSFYFNLINWDNYKSKNWMNDFINHLENDELRSLFEIICIPEISQLYSTITYCLENKIKVFELYNSFNKCDIKINSILQEFPNYDDFIKVYKDLNFNNSAIDSIWKQMINTCDANSFDLRVLMLIQLHDYRLNCVSEACFYNRIP, from the coding sequence ATGTTTTTATATAAAAATGATTTATCTTATTTTAATAACAAGTACATAAATGATATTAGACTAAAAGTCAATAAAACAGTGTTAATTGTTTTTGCTATTATTTCTTATTTTATAACCGTTTTTCTCGCATCTAGAATTGTAATAATTCCAATTTTAATGCATGAGCAACCTGAAGGTTATAAATTTTATCTAATATTTTTAATTGTTATTGTTTGCCTTGAAATTATTTCTATTTATTGCAATATAACACTTTCATTGCTGTGAGCTATATTAAGCTTTAAAAATGACACAAATTCAATTAAGATAGAGAAATTATTGATAGCTTATAGTGCATTAACCTTGAGATATTCATTGATTAAAAAAATCAAATTAAGTGAATGTAACTTAGACAAACAAACTATCAAATTTCTTAAAATCTTAAATTACAACAATTACATAATAAGAGGTTCAATTTGTATAGACTTATTAACAAATAGCAACCACAGAAAAATAAATGATATAGATTTAATTAATAAAAATAAAATAAATCCACCACTTAAAAAAGTGAATTCAGCTGTTATTAAAACTCTATATAGTGATGATATTGTTTATAAAGGTTCATATTATGGAACAGAATTTGAGGCTATAAATTCAGCATTTATCACAAATGAAGCTATCACAAAAGGAAAAGGATTAATATTTGCTAATTCTTATTCTTCATTAACAAGCAAAATGACACAACTTATAGCTCTTGAAGTATGTTCTAAGCTTAAGGATCAAAACAAATCATCAAACACTAAAAATGATATTTTATATCTTCTAAAGAATGATTTACATTTAAAAGAATTAGATGAATATAAAATTAAATACTTCTTCACTCAAGCATTAATTTCTAATTACTTTGTATCATTTTATTTCAATTTAATTAATTGAGATAACTATAAAAGCAAAAATTGAATGAATGATTTCATTAACCATCTTGAAAATGATGAATTACGCTCGTTATTTGAAATAATCTGTATTCCTGAGATATCACAGCTTTACTCAACGATTACTTATTGTTTAGAAAATAAAATTAAAGTCTTTGAATTATATAATTCCTTTAACAAATGTGATATTAAAATCAATAGCATATTGCAAGAATTTCCTAATTATGATGATTTTATTAAAGTTTATAAAGATTTAAATTTCAATAATTCAGCTATTGATAGCATTTGAAAACAAATGATAAATACTTGTGATGCTAATAGCTTCGATCTGCGTGTATTAATGCTAATTCAATTGCATGATTATAGACTAAATTGTGTGTCTGAAGCTTGTTTTTATAATCGAATTCCCTAA
- a CDS encoding CNNM domain-containing protein, with the protein MDKSVITAIVSVVLIVLFCLSAIFSGSETAYSTISPARLHDMVEEKHKFGNLINKQVKKYNQLLSTILICNNLVNVASSALTSYVLSLYFSEGDVITVVISTAVVTPILVLFGEIAPKLVAKAHPERYLKVFCIFNEAMFWLFFPITYPISKLSKNVYVTNSEEDIKSMLSLAQEEGVLQTGESILAQNALDLDSTKVSQHYVRLKDVTTISYKSNIADAHEIFKETNYSRIPVEKDGNLIGIVLLKDIFNLKKGRVIDYMKSVPLVSANSILSSALEKMRSARAQMAFVVENNNSTDVLGIITIEDIIEEIVGEIYDEFDDDEEIYEISLEKSRVQSNVKMNELFKQLEIDDELLEEDELNMDLRSFLLKRMETKRLYKNSRYTLGDEVTFKVVEIVKNKKFSAFIEVNKL; encoded by the coding sequence ATGGATAAAAGTGTGATTACCGCAATAGTTTCAGTTGTTTTAATTGTGCTATTTTGTCTCAGTGCTATCTTTTCAGGTTCAGAAACTGCTTATAGCACAATTTCTCCTGCAAGATTGCATGATATGGTAGAAGAAAAACATAAATTTGGAAACTTAATTAATAAACAAGTAAAAAAATACAATCAATTATTAAGCACAATTTTAATTTGTAACAATTTAGTTAATGTTGCTTCTTCAGCATTAACTTCTTATGTTCTTTCATTATATTTTAGTGAAGGAGATGTAATTACAGTAGTTATTTCTACTGCTGTTGTAACACCTATTTTAGTTCTTTTCGGTGAAATAGCACCTAAATTAGTTGCTAAAGCCCATCCAGAAAGATACCTTAAAGTATTTTGCATCTTTAATGAAGCAATGTTTTGACTTTTCTTCCCAATTACATATCCAATTAGTAAGTTATCTAAGAATGTTTATGTAACTAATTCAGAGGAAGATATCAAATCAATGCTTTCATTAGCACAAGAAGAAGGGGTGCTGCAAACTGGTGAAAGTATTTTAGCTCAAAATGCTTTGGATTTAGACTCAACTAAAGTTTCACAGCACTATGTAAGACTTAAAGATGTTACAACAATATCTTATAAAAGTAATATAGCTGATGCTCATGAAATATTTAAAGAAACTAATTACTCAAGAATACCAGTTGAAAAAGATGGAAATTTAATTGGAATTGTTTTATTAAAAGATATCTTTAATCTTAAAAAAGGTAGAGTAATTGACTACATGAAAAGTGTTCCGTTAGTTTCAGCTAATTCAATCTTATCTTCTGCACTTGAAAAAATGCGTTCAGCACGTGCACAAATGGCTTTTGTTGTCGAAAACAACAACAGCACAGATGTTTTAGGAATTATTACAATTGAAGATATTATCGAAGAAATTGTTGGTGAGATTTATGATGAATTTGATGATGATGAAGAAATTTATGAAATCTCACTTGAAAAATCACGTGTTCAATCTAATGTTAAAATGAATGAATTATTCAAACAATTAGAGATAGATGATGAATTACTTGAAGAAGATGAGCTTAATATGGATTTAAGAAGCTTTCTTCTTAAACGAATGGAAACTAAACGTCTATATAAAAATTCACGTTATACCTTAGGTGATGAAGTTACATTTAAAGTTGTTGAAATAGTTAAAAATAAAAAATTCTCAGCTTTTATTGAAGTAAATAAATTATAA
- a CDS encoding DnaB-like helicase C-terminal domain-containing protein: MSRNRKFIEDKVYKNISGDLIPLKDTLFQDEAVEREVLSNLINDLDKQGLGFDYLSPQAFYTPAYQQLFKLIKTTRDNSKNKTITFDYNDVKKLIETIPNTLEYSALTIGTLNKIASSLYNDENFITNVEKLIELQKMRNLESFYAEYQKAFGHNGKITWDSSIQDLQNFLVTNNNMSIKNSEFISLDQAANDLAERIANILQNKEQQENSLYTGFYSIDNHVKGFKPGQFVILAARPGVGKTALALNIAKNIVDEANKNGEVKNVAFISLEMPTNELTSRYISTASGVDLYKIQNPKFISNNDEAMKIFHTIENMKKDSVVWFDDEPKSKITEIIFKIRHLMKNLDGKLDLVIIDYLQLLSGGDNSGNRQTEVASISRSLKTLALELKIPIMALSQLSRSVESREDKRPQLIDLRESGQIEQDADIVLFLNKKPLKKGVSEEEVSKNEHIPVVLTVAKNRNGQPGAANTLIYTGKYVKFTDEKEGNRY, translated from the coding sequence ATGTCAAGAAATAGAAAATTTATTGAAGACAAAGTTTATAAAAACATTTCAGGTGACTTAATCCCGCTCAAAGACACATTATTTCAAGATGAAGCAGTTGAACGAGAAGTTTTAAGTAACCTAATAAATGATTTAGATAAACAAGGGCTTGGGTTTGACTACTTAAGTCCACAAGCCTTTTACACACCAGCATATCAACAATTATTTAAACTTATTAAAACTACTCGTGATAACAGTAAAAATAAAACTATAACTTTTGATTATAATGATGTTAAGAAATTAATTGAAACAATACCAAATACACTAGAATATAGTGCTTTAACTATTGGAACATTAAATAAAATTGCTTCTTCTTTATACAATGATGAAAACTTCATTACTAATGTTGAAAAATTAATTGAATTACAAAAGATGCGTAATTTAGAATCATTTTATGCAGAATATCAAAAAGCATTCGGACATAATGGAAAAATTACTTGAGATAGTTCAATTCAAGATTTACAAAACTTCTTAGTAACCAATAACAATATGTCAATTAAGAATTCTGAATTTATTTCACTAGATCAAGCTGCAAATGATTTAGCTGAAAGAATTGCAAATATCTTACAAAACAAAGAACAACAAGAAAATTCCTTATACACAGGATTTTATTCAATTGATAATCATGTTAAAGGATTTAAACCTGGACAATTTGTTATTTTAGCAGCTAGACCAGGAGTTGGTAAAACTGCTTTAGCCTTAAATATAGCTAAAAACATCGTGGATGAAGCTAATAAAAATGGAGAAGTTAAAAACGTAGCATTTATCTCACTTGAAATGCCTACAAATGAACTTACTTCCAGATATATTTCGACAGCTAGTGGAGTTGATTTATATAAAATCCAAAACCCTAAATTCATTAGTAATAATGATGAAGCGATGAAAATTTTCCACACTATTGAAAATATGAAAAAAGATAGTGTTGTTTGGTTTGATGATGAACCAAAAAGTAAAATTACTGAAATTATCTTTAAAATTCGTCACTTAATGAAAAACCTTGATGGTAAATTAGATTTAGTAATTATTGACTACTTACAATTACTTTCAGGTGGAGATAATTCAGGTAATAGACAAACTGAAGTTGCAAGTATTTCCAGATCACTTAAAACACTTGCACTTGAACTTAAAATACCTATTATGGCTCTTTCACAGCTTTCTCGTAGTGTTGAAAGTCGTGAAGACAAAAGACCACAACTTATTGACCTTAGAGAATCAGGTCAAATTGAACAAGATGCTGACATCGTTTTATTCTTAAATAAAAAACCACTTAAAAAAGGTGTTTCCGAAGAAGAAGTTAGCAAAAATGAACACATCCCAGTTGTACTCACTGTTGCAAAAAACAGAAATGGACAACCAGGGGCTGCAAACACATTAATTTATACAGGTAAATATGTTAAATTTACTGATGAAAAAGAAGGGAACAGATATTAA
- the rplI gene encoding 50S ribosomal protein L9 has translation MKVILIKDCKDGKANTIIEVSNGYGSNYLIKNGFAVPHNKQTLHELNGRLNNLIANEHEARSKALELKDKLEKLVLKYTLEANTDANGNLNVHGSVSTKDVDKKLQELGYKLDKHALSKVHLVSEGPHDVVATLYKDITANIRVEITIKHVKK, from the coding sequence ATGAAAGTAATATTAATTAAAGATTGTAAAGATGGAAAAGCAAACACAATTATTGAAGTATCAAATGGATATGGAAGTAACTATTTAATTAAAAATGGTTTCGCTGTTCCACATAATAAACAAACACTTCATGAATTAAACGGAAGATTAAATAATTTAATTGCTAATGAACATGAAGCTAGAAGCAAAGCTTTAGAACTTAAAGATAAACTTGAAAAATTAGTTTTAAAATATACCCTTGAAGCCAATACTGATGCTAATGGAAACTTAAATGTTCACGGTTCAGTATCAACTAAAGATGTTGATAAAAAACTACAAGAATTAGGATATAAATTAGACAAGCATGCATTGAGCAAAGTTCATTTAGTTTCTGAAGGTCCACATGATGTTGTAGCAACATTATATAAAGATATCACAGCAAATATTAGAGTAGAAATTACAATTAAACATGTCAAGAAATAG